A region from the Ptychodera flava strain L36383 chromosome 10, AS_Pfla_20210202, whole genome shotgun sequence genome encodes:
- the LOC139142806 gene encoding C-type lectin 37Db-like, with protein sequence MNAAIILLVVIAVNQAYATSSVTFTRCIQCYQYTAVCSKSNWQAANDSCEADGGWLATMHTEAVWDELKDEIKDANMNKKSCHGNGFWIGFNDPDRSLDGSTHDETAFEWIYPMCKNFTKWAPGQPNDNKKHDDSGQNCVQLWTKKGFEYDDEYCTTPKGYICQKKIEATCQCA encoded by the exons ATGAATGCTGCAATAATACTCTTAGTAGTGATTGCTGTAAACCAAGCCTATGCCACTTCTTCTG TAACTTTCACACGGTGTATACAATGTTACCAGTACACTGCCGTGTGTTCCAAGTCTAACTGGCAGGCTGCCAATGATTCATGCGAGGCAGACGGTGGTTGGCTTGCAACGATGCATACAGAAGCAGTGTGGGACGAATTAAAAGATGAGATAAAAGATGCTAATATGAACAAGAAATCCTGCCATGGGAATGGATTTTGGATCGGATTCAATGATCCCGACAGGAGTCTTGATGGAAGTACTCACGACGAAACAGCATTCGAATGGATTTATCCGATGTGTAAGAATTTTACGAAATGGGCACCAGGCCAACCTAATGATAACAAAAAGCACGACGATTCGGGACAAAATTGTGTCCAATTATG GACCAAGAAAGGCTTCGAATACGACGATGAATACTGTACCACTCCGAAAGGCTATATTTGTCAGAAGAAAA TTGAAGCTACGTGCCAATGTGCATAA